From the Fibrobacter sp. UWB4 genome, one window contains:
- a CDS encoding D-alanine--D-alanine ligase, which yields MSRLRVLVLMGGPSTEHDVSVVSGTGVVRAMDPEKYNIHPVLIDKDGTWHWSSRELSPYQKANFSENYFHSLEGTAANKKKSPALSELPSADIAFLALHGKWGEDGHIQAMLENWNIPYTGCGLLASALAMDKIKSKEIYRANGIPTPPYRVIWKHNFTGDTLVSVADELGFPLVIKDPLGGSSIGIGIAKNIDEAGKIAQDLFKDSNRLLCEKFIAGGEASCGYIEGEKPLPPTEMRMTTREYFDFEAKYNGECQEVTPAEFAPELTARIQELVKNAHYALGGAGYSRTDVRITKDGELFAIETNTLPGMTPTSLLPQQAACIGITYSQLIDLIIDKSLEIKR from the coding sequence ATGTCCCGTTTACGCGTTTTGGTATTGATGGGCGGTCCATCTACCGAACATGATGTTTCTGTCGTTAGCGGTACTGGCGTTGTGCGCGCCATGGATCCGGAAAAGTACAATATCCACCCGGTGCTCATCGACAAGGACGGCACCTGGCACTGGTCTTCCCGTGAACTTTCTCCGTACCAGAAGGCAAATTTCTCAGAAAACTATTTCCACAGCCTCGAAGGCACGGCAGCGAACAAGAAGAAATCCCCGGCACTTTCGGAGCTCCCGTCAGCGGACATCGCATTCCTCGCCCTCCATGGCAAGTGGGGCGAAGACGGCCACATCCAGGCCATGCTCGAAAACTGGAACATTCCGTACACGGGTTGCGGCCTTTTGGCATCTGCTCTCGCCATGGACAAGATCAAGTCCAAAGAAATCTACCGTGCAAATGGTATCCCGACTCCGCCTTACCGCGTGATCTGGAAACACAACTTTACCGGCGACACGCTCGTAAGCGTTGCCGACGAACTCGGATTCCCGCTTGTGATCAAGGACCCGCTGGGAGGCTCTTCTATCGGTATCGGCATCGCGAAGAACATTGACGAAGCCGGCAAGATTGCCCAGGACTTGTTCAAAGATTCCAACCGTCTGCTCTGCGAAAAGTTCATCGCCGGTGGCGAAGCCAGCTGCGGTTACATCGAAGGTGAAAAGCCCTTGCCGCCGACGGAAATGCGCATGACGACCCGCGAATATTTCGACTTCGAAGCGAAGTACAACGGCGAATGCCAGGAAGTCACGCCGGCCGAATTTGCACCGGAACTCACGGCCCGCATCCAGGAACTTGTGAAAAACGCCCACTACGCTTTGGGTGGCGCCGGCTACAGCCGCACGGATGTGCGCATCACGAAGGATGGCGAACTCTTTGCGATCGAGACGAATACGCTCCCGGGCATGACCCCGACATCGCTGTTACCGCAACAAGCAGCCTGCATTGGCATCACCTACAGCCAGCTCATCGACCTCATCATCGACAAGAGCTTGGAGATTAAGCGGTAG
- the tsaB gene encoding tRNA (adenosine(37)-N6)-threonylcarbamoyltransferase complex dimerization subunit type 1 TsaB, which yields MNYNLIVDTSRKGIAMALCADSVYEEMVDPSAKGEILSASLDNLLAKVGATLDDVKRVMVTVGPGSFSGLRTGVAFCQGLCFSGKRNLYGVTTLQALACFAGVPDESVAVVIRARNEFWYLRLNNEESFIETADVVARLQASSVKNAVVDAAALADETLVAVFKDKGIATTLDTDKKLDMWTPLFDTVKPSLIQEANYIQPSYFEKLKV from the coding sequence ATGAACTATAACTTAATAGTAGACACTTCCCGAAAGGGTATTGCAATGGCGCTGTGCGCGGACTCCGTGTACGAGGAAATGGTCGATCCGTCTGCCAAGGGCGAAATCCTGAGCGCAAGCCTCGACAATCTTTTGGCTAAGGTCGGTGCCACACTCGACGACGTGAAGCGCGTCATGGTGACAGTAGGGCCGGGTTCGTTCAGCGGACTGCGCACGGGCGTCGCATTCTGCCAGGGGCTTTGCTTTAGCGGCAAGCGCAATTTGTACGGCGTGACGACATTGCAAGCACTCGCCTGCTTTGCCGGCGTTCCCGATGAATCCGTTGCCGTCGTGATTCGCGCTCGCAATGAATTCTGGTACTTGCGTTTGAACAACGAAGAGAGCTTTATCGAAACTGCAGACGTTGTGGCTCGACTCCAGGCAAGCTCCGTGAAGAACGCCGTTGTCGATGCAGCCGCACTTGCAGACGAAACACTCGTCGCCGTTTTCAAGGACAAGGGAATCGCAACGACTCTCGACACCGACAAGAAGCTCGACATGTGGACCCCGCTTTTTGATACGGTGAAGCCCTCGCTCATTCAAGAAGCGAACTACATCCAGCCCTCGTACTTCGAGAAGCTGAAGGTGTAG
- the rimI gene encoding ribosomal protein S18-alanine N-acetyltransferase produces MQLRQMNENDLPQVLELQRELAFQDWNEKQFLSEIRASYAYCVVCEEADKLLGYAIFHLLGPDSELLSIATRTSEQRKGIGSQLLKAGLDKLTESGDQCFLEVRDGNAKARAFYEKHGFKLYSVRKKYYSDGEDAALYKFSR; encoded by the coding sequence ATGCAGTTACGACAGATGAATGAAAACGATTTGCCACAAGTTCTCGAACTGCAACGGGAACTTGCGTTTCAGGATTGGAACGAAAAGCAGTTTCTGTCGGAAATCCGCGCAAGTTACGCGTACTGCGTTGTTTGTGAAGAAGCCGACAAGCTTTTAGGCTACGCAATATTCCATTTGCTCGGCCCCGATTCCGAACTGTTGAGCATTGCGACACGCACATCTGAACAGCGCAAGGGCATCGGCAGTCAGCTTTTGAAAGCGGGTTTAGACAAACTCACCGAAAGCGGCGACCAATGCTTTTTGGAAGTCCGCGACGGGAACGCCAAGGCTCGAGCCTTTTACGAGAAGCACGGATTCAAGTTGTATAGCGTCCGCAAGAAATATTATTCCGATGGCGAAGACGCCGCATTGTACAAGTTCAGCAGGTAA